From the Permianibacter fluminis genome, one window contains:
- the dapB gene encoding 4-hydroxy-tetrahydrodipicolinate reductase produces the protein MNKITLHGASGRMGKALVAAVRELPQWKLVGAVTAGTDSRLGQDAAVIHGFPYIGVPLAADVSAAVQAAEVIVDFSQPVASLQLLKHCQLKRKPVVIGTTGFSPDALAEIEAAARQIPVLISPNMSVGVNLLFALARIAGKAMADADAEIIEAHHRYKVDAPSGTALRLGEVVAQARGTTLAASGVLSREGNTGVREPGSIGFATIRAGEIVGDHTLLLATGTEHLEIRHQAFDRRNFAEGALRAAAWLVGKPAGLYGMDDVLGLREVG, from the coding sequence ATGAACAAGATTACTCTTCATGGGGCCAGTGGCCGGATGGGCAAGGCGCTGGTGGCGGCGGTGCGCGAGCTGCCGCAATGGAAATTGGTTGGTGCGGTGACGGCGGGAACCGATTCGCGTCTGGGTCAGGATGCGGCGGTCATCCACGGCTTTCCCTATATTGGCGTGCCATTGGCGGCGGATGTGTCGGCGGCGGTGCAAGCGGCCGAGGTGATTGTTGATTTCAGTCAGCCGGTGGCGTCGCTGCAATTGCTCAAGCATTGCCAGCTCAAGCGCAAGCCGGTGGTGATCGGCACGACCGGTTTCTCGCCGGATGCGTTGGCGGAAATCGAGGCGGCGGCCAGGCAGATCCCGGTGCTGATCTCGCCGAACATGAGCGTCGGGGTCAATCTGCTGTTCGCGCTGGCGCGCATCGCTGGCAAGGCCATGGCCGATGCCGATGCCGAGATCATCGAAGCCCATCACCGCTACAAAGTGGATGCGCCGTCCGGCACCGCGCTGCGCCTTGGTGAGGTGGTGGCGCAGGCGCGCGGTACCACGCTGGCAGCAAGCGGCGTGCTGTCGCGCGAAGGCAATACTGGCGTGCGCGAACCGGGCAGCATCGGTTTTGCCACCATTCGTGCCGGCGAGATTGTCGGCGATCACACTCTGCTGCTGGCAACCGGTACCGAGCATCTGGAGATTCGCCATCAGGCCTTTGACCGGCGCAATTTCGCCGAGGGGGCATTGCGGGCGGCTGCCTGGCTGGTCGGCAAACCGGCCGGGCTTTATGGCATGGACGATGTGCTGGGTCTGCGCGAGGTCGGGTAA
- the dnaJ gene encoding molecular chaperone DnaJ, translated as MAKRDYYDVLGVAKNADAAELKTAYRKLAMKYHPDRNPDAKDAEEKFKEAKEAYEILSDDDKRAAYDRHGHAGVDPNMAGGRGGGDPFGNASFQDIFGDVFGDIFGTGRGGGGGGRAARGADLRYNLELSLEEAVRGTKVELRVPSWQRCDTCTGSGAKKGSSPITCNTCGGAGQVRMSQGFFSIQQSCPQCHGRGTVIKDPCGSCHGQGRIQKERTLSVKVPAGVDNGDRIRLSGEGEAGVAGAAPGDLYVHIHVKEHPIFQREENNLFCEVPVSFGTAALGGEVEVPTLDGRVMLKVPAETQTGKLFRLRGKGVVPMRGGSPGDLMCRVVIETPVKLNSKQKALLEEFEKALNEEPNHNPRASSWFDGVKAFFDDLRK; from the coding sequence ATGGCTAAACGCGATTACTACGACGTGCTCGGCGTGGCGAAAAATGCCGATGCGGCGGAATTGAAAACCGCCTATCGCAAACTCGCCATGAAATACCATCCGGATCGCAATCCGGATGCCAAGGACGCCGAAGAGAAATTCAAGGAAGCGAAGGAAGCCTACGAAATTCTGTCGGATGACGACAAACGCGCGGCCTACGATCGCCACGGCCATGCCGGTGTCGATCCGAACATGGCCGGTGGTCGTGGCGGCGGCGATCCGTTTGGTAACGCGTCGTTCCAGGATATTTTCGGCGATGTGTTCGGTGACATTTTTGGCACCGGTCGCGGCGGTGGTGGTGGCGGTCGCGCGGCGCGCGGCGCCGATCTGCGTTACAACCTTGAACTGAGTCTGGAAGAAGCGGTACGCGGCACCAAAGTCGAGCTGCGGGTTCCGAGCTGGCAGCGCTGCGATACCTGCACCGGTTCCGGCGCCAAAAAAGGTTCATCACCGATTACCTGCAACACCTGCGGCGGTGCCGGCCAGGTCCGGATGTCGCAAGGCTTTTTCTCGATTCAGCAAAGCTGTCCGCAATGCCATGGTCGCGGCACCGTGATCAAGGATCCTTGCGGCAGCTGCCATGGTCAGGGTCGTATCCAGAAAGAGCGAACCTTGTCGGTCAAGGTGCCAGCTGGTGTCGACAACGGCGATCGCATTCGCTTGTCCGGCGAAGGGGAAGCGGGCGTGGCCGGCGCGGCGCCCGGTGATTTGTATGTGCACATACACGTCAAGGAACACCCGATTTTCCAGCGCGAGGAAAACAATCTGTTCTGCGAAGTGCCGGTCAGTTTCGGCACGGCCGCACTGGGCGGCGAAGTCGAAGTGCCGACACTCGATGGCCGGGTCATGCTGAAAGTGCCGGCCGAAACCCAAACCGGCAAACTGTTCCGTTTGCGTGGCAAGGGCGTGGTGCCGATGCGCGGCGGCAGCCCTGGCGATCTGATGTGCCGGGTGGTGATCGAGACGCCGGTCAAACTGAACAGCAAACAAAAGGCGCTGCTGGAGGAGTTTGAAAAAGCCTTGAACGAAGAACCCAATCACAACCCGCGCGCCAGTTCCTGGTTCGATGGTGTGAAAGCGTTTTTTGACGACTTGCGCAAATGA